A genomic window from Candidatus Neomarinimicrobiota bacterium includes:
- the rarD gene encoding EamA family transporter RarD: protein MTEGNSGRIAAVGAYALWGLLPIFWKFIDTIPAIEILAHRIVWSLAFTLILLTITTQWSWILKLRSSPATYLPFLASAVILGLNWYTYIYAMNSDHIVEASLGYFINPLFSVVLGVIFLRERLRRLQWIAVGLALIGVMYLTWNYGRIPWIALTLALTFGIYGLLRKTASLGSLRGLTLEMMVLFLPALIFLTILHSQGNGSLGQVKLWENVFLILTGAATATPLLLFAYGAKRIPLASIGILQYIAPTLQFLLGVFIYREPFTGERLVGFILIWIALGLYTGEGIAFRRRRNIATRLR from the coding sequence ATGACGGAAGGGAATTCCGGAAGGATTGCGGCAGTTGGCGCCTATGCACTATGGGGACTGCTCCCCATTTTCTGGAAATTTATTGATACTATCCCTGCGATAGAAATCTTAGCGCATCGTATTGTCTGGTCGCTGGCTTTTACACTCATCCTGCTAACGATTACAACGCAATGGTCCTGGATACTCAAACTTCGGAGTTCGCCAGCCACATATCTCCCGTTTCTTGCCAGCGCCGTGATCCTCGGATTAAACTGGTATACATACATCTATGCAATGAACTCGGATCACATTGTCGAAGCCAGCCTTGGATATTTTATTAACCCGTTATTCAGCGTTGTACTCGGGGTAATATTCCTCCGGGAGCGCCTCAGACGTCTTCAATGGATTGCGGTGGGATTAGCGCTGATAGGGGTCATGTATCTCACCTGGAATTACGGCCGCATCCCATGGATTGCGTTGACACTGGCACTGACTTTTGGGATCTATGGGCTGCTCCGAAAAACCGCATCTCTAGGCTCATTGCGAGGACTCACACTGGAGATGATGGTACTCTTCCTGCCTGCACTGATATTCTTGACAATTCTTCACTCTCAGGGAAATGGAAGTCTGGGGCAAGTGAAATTGTGGGAAAATGTCTTTTTAATCCTCACTGGAGCGGCGACAGCAACCCCATTGCTTCTCTTTGCTTACGGAGCCAAGCGTATCCCGTTGGCAAGTATCGGGATTCTCCAGTATATCGCACCAACACTACAGTTTTTGCTCGGTGTCTTTATTTATCGGGAACCGTTTACCGGGGAGCGACTCGTCGGATTCATCCTTATCTGGATTGCGTTGGGGTTATATACCGGGGAGGGGATTGCATTCAGAAGGAGGCGTAATATCGCCACGCGTCTGCGATAA
- a CDS encoding response regulator codes for MVKPQILLVDDEAEVRSIFSEHLEKNGYAVDTFETGEDAFEAFSADPDKYKLALIDYNLPGIDGIMLTRKMRVINEDLPVVLISGYVKNPQKKLQFSVDVDVIMTKPVFVEQLSEVVQRFLPLNTKNSK; via the coding sequence ATGGTAAAACCACAGATTCTATTGGTGGATGACGAGGCAGAGGTCCGTTCGATCTTTTCTGAACACCTGGAAAAAAACGGATACGCAGTCGACACCTTCGAAACCGGAGAAGATGCGTTCGAAGCGTTTTCTGCTGATCCCGACAAGTATAAACTGGCTTTGATTGATTACAATTTACCCGGTATAGATGGCATCATGTTGACGCGAAAAATGCGTGTCATTAACGAGGATTTGCCGGTGGTGCTGATTTCAGGGTATGTCAAAAATCCACAGAAAAAACTTCAGTTTTCTGTGGATGTAGACGTTATCATGACCAAGCCAGTGTTTGTAGAGCAACTCAGTGAAGTTGTCCAACGATTTTTGCCTCTGAATACGAAAAATTCAAAATAG
- a CDS encoding carboxypeptidase-like regulatory domain-containing protein — protein sequence MIVRTIDLLQAHLQLLIPIFIIIAMAGCQRNSGFTVGENQRPVISDVLVNPADPVTGETVVLNAIAVDENGDPLTYNWKVTSGKLARDGTGNPINYETAPTDSGYISVSCIVSDGKATSSLSKVIRMRQAKAALMGFITDGASHQMVEGAMVSLDTEHSRTRENGYFRFENLPVNTPRLLSVNKSGYKVFTTSIECTPGVNTMNVALDKIPGNVSGIITDRDTDNPLKNVQVALSGFEDSTTFSGYFRFENVPTGTHTIIAKKNGYLTLRKMVEIKPGENNLEIKL from the coding sequence TTGATAGTCCGTACGATAGATCTTTTGCAGGCGCACCTACAATTATTAATTCCGATTTTCATTATTATTGCGATGGCGGGGTGTCAGCGAAATTCCGGGTTTACCGTCGGAGAAAATCAGCGGCCTGTTATTAGTGATGTATTGGTTAATCCGGCAGATCCGGTGACGGGTGAAACGGTAGTGCTCAACGCTATTGCTGTGGATGAGAACGGAGATCCGCTAACGTATAACTGGAAAGTGACCAGTGGAAAGCTGGCCAGGGATGGAACCGGCAATCCGATTAATTATGAGACCGCACCGACCGATTCCGGATATATTTCGGTCTCGTGTATCGTAAGCGATGGCAAAGCGACAAGCTCACTGTCCAAGGTAATACGGATGCGTCAGGCAAAAGCGGCGTTAATGGGGTTCATCACCGATGGAGCCTCTCACCAGATGGTTGAAGGGGCCATGGTTTCTCTGGACACTGAGCATTCCCGGACGAGAGAAAACGGCTACTTCCGCTTTGAAAATCTCCCGGTTAATACTCCCAGATTGTTAAGTGTCAATAAATCAGGCTACAAGGTTTTTACTACCTCGATCGAATGTACCCCTGGTGTAAATACCATGAATGTGGCACTGGATAAAATTCCCGGGAACGTATCAGGAATTATCACAGACCGGGATACCGATAATCCGCTGAAGAATGTTCAGGTGGCGCTCAGCGGGTTCGAAGACTCAACAACATTTAGCGGGTATTTCCGGTTTGAGAATGTCCCGACCGGCACCCATACCATAATTGCGAAGAAAAACGGATATTTAACCCTGCGAAAGATGGTTGAGATTAAGCCGGGGGAGAACAACCTGGAGATTAAACTGTAA
- a CDS encoding carboxypeptidase-like regulatory domain-containing protein, translated as MRHKIILDAGWTKFLPVALLSLVLVLSGCAQDPVSSPNTQHMTIEGQVSATDGEEGVDNAAVSLAKLEKDGTVNIVNQGITTTDSEGRFSIETDVPADRPVILVANDGNTSWQTTMEPGSGNSSGTMHTDINAETTVETDIFIRLHKRGMGEQADMADIRSMISASNAHQVMNNHRRIEQWVQHFVEHFFYSTKVKAEVADSTSRVMIKKRFLTETTSDSALVDSIIAAFRLDEARVDSILEIETEEDEEEHFDHTGSKLKIMVKQFSIDTSDTVYSWVKAKMKFDTDSTTRSDLVAAAVAHSMLTSAQVEEAIHREDDGWGWGRGWGDHDDDDDEEDDEEEDRLELKVEGNIALSDSVHSDLDELTSALDTSVTDEELELEFKAEKSDGEISVKNETEGNLTAEQEALWTAITEAVKNEVEAADREDAWIKIEIEND; from the coding sequence ATGCGACACAAAATTATTCTGGATGCCGGGTGGACAAAGTTTCTTCCAGTGGCACTACTATCACTGGTACTTGTCCTGAGTGGTTGTGCCCAGGATCCGGTCTCGTCACCAAATACTCAACATATGACTATTGAGGGACAAGTCTCTGCAACTGACGGTGAAGAAGGCGTGGATAATGCCGCCGTGTCTCTCGCAAAACTCGAAAAAGACGGTACGGTCAACATTGTGAACCAGGGCATTACTACTACGGATAGCGAGGGACGTTTTTCCATAGAAACGGACGTACCCGCTGATCGCCCTGTCATTCTTGTTGCCAATGATGGTAACACTTCCTGGCAAACCACAATGGAACCAGGATCCGGAAATAGTTCCGGCACAATGCATACGGACATCAACGCCGAAACCACGGTTGAGACGGATATCTTTATCCGGCTGCACAAGCGGGGAATGGGTGAACAGGCTGACATGGCGGATATCCGTTCCATGATTTCTGCCAGCAATGCCCACCAGGTTATGAATAACCACAGGAGAATTGAGCAATGGGTTCAACATTTTGTTGAACATTTTTTCTATTCAACCAAAGTAAAGGCAGAAGTCGCCGACAGTACATCCCGTGTCATGATCAAAAAACGGTTTCTGACTGAAACGACCAGCGATTCAGCGTTGGTGGATTCTATTATTGCAGCTTTTCGGCTGGACGAAGCCCGGGTTGACTCCATTCTCGAGATAGAGACGGAAGAGGATGAAGAGGAACACTTTGACCACACCGGAAGTAAACTGAAAATCATGGTCAAACAGTTCTCCATTGATACCAGTGATACGGTGTATTCATGGGTGAAGGCCAAAATGAAATTTGATACAGACTCCACAACCCGCAGTGACCTGGTCGCCGCAGCCGTTGCCCATAGTATGCTAACCAGCGCTCAGGTAGAAGAAGCAATTCACCGTGAAGACGACGGTTGGGGCTGGGGTCGCGGATGGGGTGACCACGACGACGACGATGATGAAGAGGATGATGAAGAGGAAGATCGGCTGGAACTGAAGGTCGAAGGAAATATCGCCTTATCCGATTCAGTCCACTCCGATTTAGATGAACTCACCTCAGCACTCGATACATCGGTAACCGACGAAGAACTTGAATTGGAATTCAAGGCGGAAAAATCCGACGGAGAAATCTCAGTCAAAAATGAGACTGAGGGGAACCTCACTGCTGAGCAAGAGGCCTTATGGACGGCAATTACGGAAGCGGTAAAAAATGAGGTTGAAGCAGCCGACCGTGAAGATGCCTGGATTAAAATCGAAATAGAAAACGACTAA